The following are from one region of the Coccinella septempunctata chromosome 7, icCocSept1.1, whole genome shotgun sequence genome:
- the LOC123316846 gene encoding outer mitochondrial transmembrane helix translocase-like yields the protein MDLSAPKEQILGIVMRLSIVTAITFLSVRWLMNQIDPTNKSKKKATEQAKKHLKRITDSGKGYVPVDDLSEYELMIAAHLVHPDDISVTWNHIAGLDDVITDLRETVILPVQRRDLFENSRLSMPPKGVLLHGPPGCGKTLIAKATAKEAGMNFINLDVSILTDKWYGESQKLAAALFSLAVKLQPCIIFIDEIDSFLRSRSATDHEATAMMKAQFMSWWDGLITDSNCSVIIMGATNRPRDLDNAILRRMPVTFNIGLPRMAQREKILELILHKEPTAPDVNCHDLAKKTDGFTGSDLMELCRSAAVYRIRDFMSTEGELPSTSGATSSDGEIFHDALRPITMSDLENAVEKIRASKMLCVPIQMPEASLDVE from the exons ATGGATTTATCTGCTCCGAAAGAGCAAATTCTGGGAATAGTTATGAGGTTATCTATCGTAACTGCGATAACTTTTCTCAGCGTTAGATGGCTTATGAACCAGATAGATCCCACCAACAAAAGCAAAAAAAAGGCGACAGAACAAGCAAAGAAACATCTAAAAAG AATCACAGACAGTGGAAAAGGATATGTGCCTGTTGATGATCTCTCCGAATATGAATTGATGATAGCTGCACATTTGGTGCATCCCGATGACATATCTGTAACTTGGAATCATATAGCAGGACTTGATGATGTTATCACCGATCTGAGGGAAACTGTAATTTTACCTGTCCAGCGTAGGGATCTTTTCGAAAACTCTAGATTATCAATGCCACCCAAAG GTGTCTTACTGCATGGGCCCCCAGGTTGCGGAAAAACTTTGATAGCCAAAGCAACTGCCAAAGAGGCCGGaatgaatttcatcaatttaGATGTATCGATTTTGACTGACAAATGGTATGGGGAAAGTCAGAAGCTAGCTGCTGCCTTGTTCAGTCTAGCAGTAAAATTACAACCCTGCATTATTTTCATCGACGAGATCGACTCGTTCCTCCGCAGTAGGAGCGCAACTGATCACGAAGCAACAGCTATGATGAAAGCACAGTTTATGTCATGGTGGGATGGCTTGATTACAGATTCAAACTGTTCGGTCATCATTATGGGTGCTACAAATAGGCCTCGGGATTTGGATAATGCAATTTTGAGGAGGATGCCTGTTACATTTAACATTGGTCTGCCACGTATGGCTCAGCGCGAAAAGATCCTCGAACTGATTCTTCATAAAGAGCCCACAGCGCCAGATGTAAACTGCCATGACCTTGCTAAGAAGACTGACGGATTCACAGGTTCAGACTTGATGGAATTGTGTCGATCTGCAGCTGTGTATCGTATAAGAGACTTCATGAGCACTGAAGGggaattacccagtacatcaggGGCGACTTCATCAGAcggtgaaatatttcatgacgCCCTAAGGCCTATAACGATGAGTGATCTTGAAAACGCTGTGGAAAAAATACGTGCCTCAAAAATGCTGTGTGTGCCTATTCAAATGCCCGAAGCCAGTTTAGATGTTGAATAG
- the LOC123316847 gene encoding outer mitochondrial transmembrane helix translocase-like, with protein MDISKNLTIPKMSLSLFFNLTLVSAISYLGIKWLLEQMDPTYRAKTKAREVAGKLLQRFARNGERPLSIRNFNDYEMMIAVHLVHPDDISVQWSDIAGLDDVIKGLRNNVIFPVQHRHLFQDSRLSAAPKGVLLHGPPGCGKTLIAKATAKEAGMNFINLDISTLTDKWYGESQKLAAAVFSLAVKLQPCIIFIDEIDSFLRSRSYSDHESTAMMKTQFMSLWDGLITDSNCTVIIMGATNRPRDLDEAILRRMSLRFNIGLPNMVQRRKILELILRGEPLERDIDFRVLAEMTEGLPGSDLKELCRSAAMYRVRDFVSDEIEAPSTSASAPAEPESLRPISMGDLLYATQHIVSSKLLSAPV; from the exons ATGgatataagcaaaaatttaaCGATCCCAAAAATGAGTTTAAGCCTTTTCTTTAACTTGACTCTTGTCTCCGCAATTTCTTACCTGGGTATAAAATGGCTACTAGAACAAATGGATCCAACTTACAGAGCCAAAACAAAAGCTAGAGAGGTCGCAGGGAAACTTCTCCAGAG GTTTGCACGAAACGGTGAGAGGCCATTGTCTATTCGCAATTTTAATGACTATGAAATGATGATAGCTGTACACCTGGTGCATCCTGATGACATATCTGTTCAGTGGAGTGATATAGCAGGTCTTGATGATGTTATTAAGGGCCTTAGAAATAATGTCATATTTCCTGTTCAACACAGGCATCTTTTCCAAGATTCAAGATTATCAGCAGCACCTAAAG GTGTCTTATTACACGGACCCCCAGGTTGTGGAAAAACTTTAATAGCCAAGGCAACTGCCAAAGAGGCCGGAATGAATTTTATCAATTTAGATATATCCACATTGACTGACAAGTGGTATGGTGAAAGTCAGAAATTAGCAGCTGCGGTGTTCAGTCTAGCAGTAAAATTGCAACCTTGCATTATCTTCATCGACGAGATCGACTCTTTCCTTCGTAGTAGAAGCTATTCCGATCATGAATCGACAGCTATGATGAAGACGCAGTTCATGTCATTATGGGATGGCTTAATTACGGATTCCAATTGTACAGTCATCATCATGGGTGCTACAAATAGGCCGCGGGACCTGGATGAAGCAATTTTGAGGAGGATGTCGCTTAGATTCAACATTGGTCTGCCGAATATGGTTCAGCGTCGAAAGATCCTTGAACTGATTCTCAGGGGTGAACCACTTGAACGAGATATTGATTTCCGTGTACTTGCTGAGATGACAGAAGGCTTGCCTGGTTCAGATTTGAAGGAGTTGTGTCGTTCTGCAGCTATGTATCGTGTGAGAGACTTTGTGAGTGATGAAATAGAGGCGCCTAGTACATCGGCATCTGCTCCAGCAGAACCTGAGTCCCTGAGGCCTATTTCGATGGGCGATCTTCTATATGCGACTCAACACATTGTCTCGTCGAAACTTTTGAGCGCTCCTGTATAG